In the genome of Bryobacteraceae bacterium, one region contains:
- the fusA gene encoding elongation factor G produces the protein MKVYDGGDIRNVALIGHLNSGKTSLASALAFTTGIGNRLGLVDEGNAITDFDEEEVARKISIASGVVAVEFGKSKINLIDTPGFNIFTGEVKQSLVAADAAIAVVDGVSGVEVQTEKTWAIAADFKLARACVVNKLDRERADFARAVESIQEAFGRGAVAIQLPIGSERDFHGIVDLVEMKAFLYDAGGSGKGKETTIPANLAEAAKEAHEALVEMAAEGDDALMEEFFEKGTLPVEHIHDGLLTGIKEGTIFPILCASATNNIGSDRILKFCADYFPPPLGKEAAGRTVSNDQPPAAFVFKTVADVFAGRVSYFKVMSGTVKNDAHLINARSAADERLAHIGVLQGKTIIPVTELHPGDIGAVAKLRDTHTGDTLAEKGAPIEYPAVKLPEPSIAYAIHAKTRQDEDRMGNAIARVLEEDQALRFYRDEQTKEFLVAGSGQQHVEIICSKLKNRYHVDVELHSPKIPYRETIRGSADVHGRHKKQTGGHGQFGDCRIRMMPLERGEKFEFANEIFGGAIPKQFIPAVEKGILEAAERGYLAGFPVVDFKVVLYDGSYHDVDSNEMSFKMAGRKAFKLAMEQAKPALLEPIMNVEVQAPVDYAGDLMGDFNGRRGRVSGMDTKGATQMIRAQVPMAEMLTYQNDLTSMTQGRGSFHMEFSHYDFVPQQQAEKVIAAAKASGGAAEDEDE, from the coding sequence TTGAAAGTCTACGACGGCGGCGACATCCGCAATGTCGCGTTGATTGGACATCTGAACTCGGGCAAGACCTCGCTTGCGTCCGCGCTCGCCTTCACCACCGGGATCGGCAACCGGCTCGGCTTGGTCGACGAAGGCAATGCGATCACGGACTTTGACGAAGAGGAAGTGGCCCGGAAGATTTCAATCGCGAGCGGGGTAGTCGCTGTCGAGTTCGGCAAGTCGAAGATCAACCTCATTGACACGCCTGGATTCAACATCTTCACCGGCGAGGTGAAGCAGTCCCTCGTTGCCGCCGACGCTGCCATCGCCGTAGTCGACGGCGTCTCCGGCGTCGAAGTCCAAACCGAAAAGACCTGGGCGATCGCCGCCGACTTCAAACTCGCCCGCGCCTGCGTCGTCAACAAACTCGACCGGGAACGCGCCGACTTCGCTCGCGCCGTCGAGTCCATCCAGGAAGCCTTCGGCCGAGGCGCCGTCGCCATCCAACTCCCCATTGGTTCCGAGCGCGACTTCCACGGCATCGTCGACCTCGTCGAAATGAAGGCATTCCTCTATGATGCCGGTGGAAGCGGCAAAGGCAAGGAAACCACCATCCCCGCCAACCTCGCCGAGGCCGCCAAGGAAGCGCATGAAGCACTCGTCGAAATGGCCGCCGAAGGCGACGATGCATTGATGGAAGAGTTCTTCGAAAAAGGCACGCTGCCCGTCGAGCACATCCACGACGGTTTGCTCACCGGCATCAAGGAAGGTACGATCTTCCCGATCCTCTGCGCCAGCGCCACCAACAACATCGGCTCGGATCGCATCCTCAAGTTCTGCGCCGACTACTTCCCGCCGCCCTTGGGGAAAGAAGCCGCCGGCCGGACCGTCTCGAACGACCAGCCGCCGGCCGCGTTCGTCTTCAAGACCGTCGCCGACGTGTTCGCTGGCCGTGTCTCCTACTTCAAGGTGATGTCCGGCACGGTCAAGAACGACGCGCATCTCATTAACGCGCGCTCCGCCGCTGACGAACGCCTCGCCCACATCGGCGTGCTCCAGGGAAAGACGATCATTCCGGTCACCGAACTGCACCCTGGCGACATCGGCGCCGTCGCCAAACTACGCGACACTCACACCGGAGACACACTCGCCGAGAAAGGCGCGCCCATCGAATATCCCGCGGTAAAGCTCCCCGAGCCCTCCATCGCCTACGCCATCCACGCCAAGACGCGCCAGGATGAGGACCGCATGGGCAACGCCATCGCCCGGGTGCTCGAAGAAGATCAGGCCCTGCGTTTCTATCGAGACGAACAGACCAAGGAGTTCCTCGTCGCCGGCTCCGGCCAGCAGCACGTCGAAATCATCTGCTCCAAGCTCAAGAACCGCTACCACGTCGACGTGGAACTGCACTCGCCAAAAATCCCCTACCGCGAAACCATCCGCGGATCGGCCGACGTCCACGGCCGCCACAAGAAACAAACCGGCGGCCACGGCCAGTTCGGCGATTGCCGCATCCGCATGATGCCCCTCGAGCGCGGCGAAAAGTTCGAGTTCGCGAACGAAATCTTTGGCGGCGCGATTCCCAAGCAGTTCATCCCCGCCGTGGAGAAGGGAATTCTCGAAGCCGCCGAACGCGGATATCTCGCCGGCTTCCCCGTCGTCGATTTCAAGGTCGTCCTCTACGACGGCTCCTATCACGACGTCGACTCGAACGAAATGTCGTTCAAGATGGCTGGCCGAAAAGCGTTCAAGCTCGCCATGGAGCAGGCCAAGCCGGCGCTCCTCGAGCCGATCATGAACGTCGAGGTACAGGCGCCGGTCGACTACGCCGGCGACCTGATGGGTGATTTCAACGGCCGCCGCGGACGCGTCTCCGGCATGGATACCAAGGGCGCCACGCAGATGATCCGCGCCCAGGTCCCGATGGCCGAGATGCTCACCTATCAGAACGACCTCACCTCGATGACACAAGGCCGCGGGTCGTTCCACATGGAGTTCTCGCACTACGACTTCGTCCCGCAGCAGCAGGCCGAGAAGGTGATCGCAGCGGCCAAGGCCTCCGGTGGCGCGGCCGAAGACGAAGACGAGTAG
- a CDS encoding MBL fold metallo-hydrolase yields the protein MLTRRQLAALALAPSKQKLFDIKQVHRHAWLAVARPAAMLNCNAAVFEQSDGLLVVDTHSKPSAAAALVRQLREEVSPKPVRYIIQTHFHYDHTQGTAAYPGVPVIGTAATRAMLATIGAQRAAANVESMRRAAAAAAGKPGEYWRRLREEAEAFVAEMRDYRPVLPDITFPDSDSGLVLHDRLQDLHLIFRGRAHTASDICVWSPEAKLLATGDLLTGFVPGMGDGFPLDWPATLRSVAKLDFARVLPGHGEVQEGKRHLALLTGYIEELNEAVSRAKSAGMTTWEVQNAVTPATLASFRGEFGRIAAATERRFRLRAPGSSAADAMARAVRANVARVYELTS from the coding sequence ATGCTTACGCGGCGGCAACTGGCGGCGCTGGCGCTCGCGCCCTCAAAACAGAAGTTGTTCGATATCAAACAGGTACACCGCCATGCGTGGCTGGCCGTGGCGCGTCCGGCGGCGATGCTCAACTGCAACGCGGCGGTTTTCGAACAATCGGACGGGCTGCTGGTGGTGGACACCCATTCCAAACCCTCGGCGGCGGCGGCGCTAGTGCGCCAGTTGCGGGAGGAGGTATCGCCGAAGCCGGTGCGGTACATCATCCAGACGCATTTCCACTACGACCATACGCAGGGAACGGCGGCTTATCCGGGCGTACCGGTGATCGGCACGGCGGCGACACGGGCGATGCTCGCGACGATTGGCGCGCAGCGCGCGGCGGCCAATGTGGAATCGATGCGGCGGGCGGCGGCCGCGGCGGCAGGCAAGCCAGGCGAGTATTGGCGGCGCCTTCGCGAAGAGGCGGAGGCCTTCGTGGCCGAAATGCGCGACTACCGTCCGGTGCTGCCCGACATCACGTTTCCGGATTCCGACTCCGGCCTCGTTCTTCATGACCGGCTTCAGGACCTGCACCTGATCTTTCGCGGCCGGGCGCACACAGCTTCAGACATCTGCGTCTGGTCTCCGGAAGCAAAGCTGCTCGCCACCGGCGACCTGCTCACCGGGTTCGTTCCCGGGATGGGCGACGGCTTCCCGCTCGATTGGCCGGCGACGCTGCGGTCCGTCGCAAAGCTCGATTTCGCGCGTGTCCTGCCCGGACACGGCGAGGTGCAGGAGGGCAAGCGACATCTAGCGCTGCTCACTGGCTACATCGAGGAGCTAAACGAAGCCGTTTCGAGGGCAAAAAGCGCAGGAATGACCACCTGGGAGGTGCAAAACGCGGTCACACCGGCCACACTTGCATCCTTCCGGGGCGAATTCGGCCGTATCGCCGCAGCCACCGAGCGGCGGTTCCGCCTGCGGGCGCCGGGGAGTTCTGCCGCCGACGCGATGGCGCGAGCGGTGCGGGCAAACGTGGCGCGAGTCTACGAGCTGACCTCGTGA
- a CDS encoding metallophosphoesterase family protein: protein MRIGLLSDTHGFIDEAVFTYFAECDEIWHAGDFGSVALFDRLHAFKPTRGVWGNIDGADVRAALPRDLEWDCEGLKVYMTHIGGYPGNYDRRVRTELPRRRPGLFICGHSHILKVMRDPALDLVHMNPGACGHTGWHSMRTLLRFSVLEGKLKAMEAIELGPRGRNHEVSS from the coding sequence ATGCGCATCGGCCTCTTGTCGGATACCCACGGCTTTATCGACGAGGCCGTCTTCACCTACTTCGCCGAATGCGACGAAATCTGGCACGCCGGCGACTTCGGCAGCGTCGCCCTCTTTGATCGCCTGCACGCGTTCAAGCCCACCCGCGGCGTTTGGGGAAACATCGACGGAGCCGACGTCCGCGCCGCCCTCCCGCGCGACCTCGAATGGGATTGCGAAGGGCTCAAGGTCTACATGACGCACATCGGCGGCTACCCCGGCAACTATGATCGCCGCGTTCGCACAGAACTCCCGCGCCGCCGTCCCGGCCTCTTCATCTGCGGCCACTCGCACATCCTCAAGGTGATGCGCGATCCGGCTCTCGATCTCGTCCACATGAACCCGGGCGCGTGCGGCCATACAGGTTGGCATTCGATGCGTACATTGCTTCGATTCAGTGTGTTGGAAGGAAAATTGAAAGCGATGGAAGCGATCGAGCTCGGGCCGCGCGGCCGCAATCACGAGGTCAGCTCGTAG
- a CDS encoding glycosyltransferase family 39 protein — MLSRPVAVALAAAALCFLYFHGLADTGLQSVDEPRYASVGRDMAASGDWITPRLWGEVWLEKPPLLYWAIAAATRFGLRGEWAARLPVALMAAGFLVFFWTRLREFAGEQAAWASAAILGTSVGWMAYGSVAVTDIPTAVFFATAMLLVMPWAHGEGVSPGAAAVAGASLGMAILAKALLPVALALPVLWWGRRRWRELGVSITAMVAVAAPWYAAAWMRHGWELIDVLFLRHQLDRFFRAEAEVLHPGPFWYYVPVILAGLLPWTPLAGAVRREDWRDPAVRYCASLAVFGVLFLSASSGKLPGYALPLMPFVAAVLGIAAHRAGPLLLGGVGALAFALTLAVASVPEAIEYGIGRAPLPSAWAAAVAATLLAAGTLALRRAPAQKRLVAVAIVVAAATAWQKHELARALEDNVSARKEWVRVEREIGGRPVCENWLRRQWVYGFNYYRGSALERCADPPPEDKVRLEADPDTGRTVVAPPLR; from the coding sequence GTGCTCTCTCGACCCGTGGCCGTGGCCTTGGCCGCCGCCGCTCTTTGTTTTCTTTATTTTCATGGCCTGGCCGATACCGGGCTCCAGAGCGTGGACGAACCCCGCTACGCCTCGGTGGGCCGCGACATGGCCGCATCCGGCGATTGGATCACCCCTCGCCTCTGGGGCGAGGTCTGGCTCGAAAAGCCTCCGCTGCTGTATTGGGCGATCGCCGCGGCGACGCGTTTCGGCCTGCGCGGGGAGTGGGCGGCGCGGCTCCCGGTAGCGCTGATGGCGGCTGGGTTCCTGGTGTTCTTCTGGACGCGACTGCGGGAGTTCGCCGGGGAGCAGGCGGCGTGGGCTTCGGCGGCCATCCTGGGAACTTCGGTGGGCTGGATGGCATACGGAAGCGTGGCGGTCACGGACATTCCAACGGCGGTATTCTTCGCAACCGCGATGCTGCTGGTGATGCCCTGGGCGCACGGCGAGGGGGTAAGTCCGGGGGCGGCCGCGGTGGCCGGAGCGTCGCTGGGCATGGCGATTCTGGCGAAGGCGCTGCTGCCGGTGGCGTTGGCGCTGCCGGTGTTGTGGTGGGGGCGGCGGCGATGGCGCGAGCTGGGTGTGAGCATAACGGCGATGGTGGCCGTCGCCGCGCCTTGGTATGCCGCAGCCTGGATGCGCCACGGGTGGGAGCTAATCGATGTGCTGTTCCTGCGTCATCAATTGGACCGGTTCTTTCGAGCCGAAGCCGAGGTGCTGCACCCGGGGCCGTTCTGGTATTACGTCCCGGTTATTCTTGCCGGGCTGCTGCCGTGGACGCCGCTCGCGGGTGCGGTGCGGCGCGAGGATTGGCGTGACCCGGCGGTTCGATACTGCGCATCGTTGGCGGTATTCGGAGTCCTGTTTCTGTCGGCTTCGTCGGGGAAGCTTCCCGGATACGCTTTGCCGCTGATGCCGTTCGTCGCCGCCGTGCTCGGGATCGCCGCCCATCGCGCCGGTCCGCTTCTGCTAGGGGGAGTGGGAGCCCTGGCGTTCGCGCTGACGTTGGCCGTGGCATCGGTGCCGGAGGCGATCGAATACGGGATTGGGCGCGCGCCGCTGCCTTCAGCTTGGGCAGCGGCCGTGGCGGCGACACTGTTGGCGGCCGGCACGCTGGCGTTGCGCCGGGCGCCGGCGCAGAAACGGCTGGTAGCGGTGGCGATCGTTGTGGCGGCGGCGACGGCGTGGCAGAAGCACGAACTGGCTCGCGCCCTTGAGGACAACGTGTCGGCGCGCAAGGAGTGGGTCCGCGTGGAAAGGGAGATCGGCGGGCGGCCGGTGTGCGAGAACTGGCTGCGCCGGCAGTGGGTTTACGGGTTCAACTACTACCGCGGAAGCGCACTCGAACGCTGCGCGGATCCACCGCCCGAGGACAAGGTTCGGCTGGAGGCGGATCCGGACACGGGACGTACGGTGGTGGCGCCGCCCCTACGGTAG
- the rpmB gene encoding 50S ribosomal protein L28: MAQQCEVCGKKPVYGHRVSHAHNVTNRRWNVNLQRVKAVVNGGTKRMRVCTSCIRSGKVQKSA, translated from the coding sequence ATGGCGCAACAATGTGAAGTCTGCGGCAAGAAGCCTGTCTACGGGCATCGCGTGAGCCACGCTCACAACGTCACCAATCGCCGCTGGAATGTGAACCTGCAGCGCGTGAAGGCAGTGGTGAACGGCGGCACCAAGCGGATGCGCGTCTGCACTTCCTGCATTCGCTCCGGCAAAGTTCAGAAATCCGCCTAG
- a CDS encoding Ldh family oxidoreductase translates to MAGYSESATDRRFNYEDLRDTVAAVFAATGMRAPDARLLATTLAWADVRGIHSHGVLRTGDYLHKLTAGGVDPRGVPFIASERPAAIVVDGANAMGQIACGFAMDRAVGKARSAGVAVAAVRGSNHCGALAWFAMQAIEHNMIGIAATNALPTMAPWGGLDKIVGINPLAIALPAAGESPLVLDCAFSYSSHGKIRVFHQKGDPIPPTWAFDREGHPTTDAAEALEGLLQPIGEYKGVGLAILFGLLSTALSGAGYGTELGNMTDGPHPGADGQFLAAIDIEAFTTRTEFTARVDRAIRQIRDSRRAPGVGALYAPGGVEAEIEARHRRDGIPLNAATVETVNQAAARMGVPGL, encoded by the coding sequence TTGGCCGGCTACTCCGAGTCCGCAACTGACCGGCGCTTCAACTACGAGGATCTGCGCGACACGGTAGCGGCCGTCTTCGCCGCTACCGGAATGCGGGCGCCCGATGCCCGGCTCCTCGCCACGACGCTCGCGTGGGCGGACGTGCGCGGGATTCACTCCCACGGCGTCCTCCGCACCGGAGACTACCTGCATAAACTCACCGCTGGCGGCGTCGACCCGCGTGGTGTCCCCTTCATCGCCAGCGAGCGCCCCGCCGCCATCGTCGTCGACGGCGCCAACGCCATGGGTCAGATCGCGTGCGGTTTTGCCATGGATCGCGCGGTCGGGAAGGCCCGCTCCGCCGGCGTCGCAGTCGCCGCCGTTCGGGGGTCGAACCATTGCGGCGCCCTCGCCTGGTTCGCGATGCAGGCGATCGAGCACAACATGATCGGCATTGCCGCCACGAACGCCCTACCCACAATGGCGCCCTGGGGAGGCCTCGACAAAATCGTTGGCATCAATCCGCTCGCCATCGCATTGCCCGCCGCCGGCGAGAGTCCCCTCGTCCTCGATTGCGCCTTCAGCTATTCTTCCCACGGCAAGATCCGAGTGTTTCATCAGAAGGGCGACCCGATCCCGCCGACCTGGGCCTTCGACCGGGAAGGCCACCCTACGACCGATGCCGCCGAAGCGCTCGAAGGATTGCTGCAGCCCATCGGCGAGTACAAAGGCGTCGGACTCGCGATCCTGTTTGGGCTCCTTTCGACAGCACTCTCCGGCGCCGGCTACGGAACCGAACTCGGCAACATGACCGACGGGCCGCACCCCGGCGCTGACGGCCAGTTCCTCGCCGCCATCGACATCGAAGCGTTCACTACTCGCACCGAATTCACCGCCCGCGTCGATCGCGCAATTCGCCAGATCCGCGACAGCCGCCGCGCTCCCGGAGTCGGCGCGCTCTACGCCCCGGGAGGCGTCGAGGCCGAAATCGAAGCGCGACACCGCCGCGATGGAATCCCGCTGAACGCCGCCACCGTGGAAACGGTCAACCAGGCCGCCGCCCGAATGGGCGTCCCCGGGCTATAG
- a CDS encoding sugar phosphate isomerase/epimerase family protein, whose amino-acid sequence MMKISNYSLNYARRISQGQMDIFGFLDLCRKLGIEGASLHVRDLPETGTAYLKKVRRGYLDRFLSMSMFTVSTNFGNPRNGDRAERHSAFEAIRAAIFLGAPIVRVFAGSPPDEAGREKAFARAAESIRAVCEEGAQLGMPIGLQNHNHGALCRTGAEMLRMIQMVSHPNLTILLDTGQFAGSKGASAQNLNQLKTENYIDSIRMCAPLARHVRTKFYNPDQSGSEPWIDYNEVFNILRGVHYEGWLDIVYEPGKTPGDAGESIDTAMPRIVSFLRSKAQCVA is encoded by the coding sequence ATGATGAAGATCAGCAACTACTCGTTGAACTACGCGCGAAGAATTTCGCAAGGGCAGATGGACATCTTCGGGTTCCTCGATCTCTGCCGCAAGCTGGGGATCGAGGGCGCCAGCCTCCACGTGCGAGACCTGCCAGAGACCGGCACCGCGTATCTGAAGAAAGTCCGGCGGGGATACCTCGACCGCTTCCTCTCGATGTCGATGTTCACGGTGTCGACGAACTTCGGAAACCCGCGCAACGGTGACCGAGCCGAGAGGCATTCGGCGTTCGAGGCCATCCGCGCCGCGATATTCCTCGGCGCTCCGATCGTACGCGTGTTCGCCGGATCGCCGCCGGACGAAGCGGGCCGCGAGAAGGCATTCGCGCGCGCCGCCGAATCCATTCGCGCCGTGTGCGAAGAGGGCGCGCAGCTAGGCATGCCGATTGGCTTGCAGAATCACAACCACGGGGCGCTCTGCCGCACCGGCGCCGAGATGCTGAGAATGATCCAGATGGTTAGCCATCCGAATCTCACGATTTTGCTCGACACGGGACAGTTCGCCGGATCAAAGGGCGCCAGCGCGCAGAACCTGAATCAGCTCAAGACGGAGAACTACATCGACAGCATCCGGATGTGCGCGCCGCTCGCCCGGCACGTGCGGACGAAGTTCTACAATCCGGACCAGAGCGGCTCCGAACCCTGGATCGATTACAACGAGGTGTTCAACATTCTGCGCGGCGTGCACTACGAGGGATGGCTGGATATCGTCTACGAACCGGGCAAGACGCCGGGCGACGCGGGCGAATCGATCGACACGGCGATGCCGCGGATCGTGAGCTTCCTGCGTTCGAAAGCCCAGTGCGTCGCATGA